In the [Limnothrix rosea] IAM M-220 genome, CCAGTCAGATTTGCCCCCTTGAGAGAAGCGCCGTTGAGATTAGCGCGACGGAGATCGGCATTTTGTAACGTTGCGCCGCTTAAATTGCTCTGGGAGAAATTAACGCCAATCAGAATCGCTCCCTGTAAATCGGCATTACTCAGATCAAATCCCGTTAAATCTATCCCTTCTAAATTTGTATTTGCTAAGCTCTTGCCACTCTCTAACATTTCCTTGATTTCATTGGGGAGGTAACGCTTAAAACTGAGGCGATTAGCGAGGGAGCTCATGGAATTAAAAATGAAATAAAACGAAAAAACATAATGATTGTAAAATCCAGTGAGTCATTCAGTTGGCTTTTAATATTTATTTGTTAATTTTGTTGACTTTTTGTTTATAAAACGCATGAGGGGGAATAACAAATGTTAAGTGAAACGCCTATGAGTATGATGGCTTTTTTTCGTAAGAGTGAGGGTATGTGGTTCTCTCAGCGGACGGTGCATCGTTTTGACTCGGCGGCCGATGAATCTGGTGAATCTAATTTAATTATTTCTGTCTTGGGTAAAGATGACCCGCGAGTTTTAGAGATTTGTGAGGCACAAAGTACTGATCCAAAACTTGTTAGTGGCGGGGCAAGTTTCCAATGGCAAGGGAATTTAAGTGAAAAGGAACCGGATCCAAATTATGAGGCTATTTTGGTGGATATTCCAAGTCCGGATGACCCTCGTAAGGGTAAGTTTTTGCGGAATAAGGGTTATGTGGAAGGGATTCCTGTGGTGGGGGTTTACAGTTTTGCGGCTGATGGTGTGATGACTATCGATACGGAGTATGAGCGCAATCAGGGTCGTGAACGGGCTTGGTTTATCACGGATGATTTCCGGGTGCGGGTAAGTACTGTGCAGATTATGAATGGGGTAAATTTGATGACCTATTCTTCGGAGCGCCGTTGTGTGTCGCCTGAATTTTTACATCGTTTGATGCAACGGCAATATGCCTAGTGGTTTTGTGTAAACGAAAAATGTCACCTTCAAAATTCGACAAAATTCTTGGATGTAATTGGAGGTGACAAAATTTTGCGACAAGGCAGTTTTGAAAAAAATATTTAGTTCTAAAGTCCTAAAAGACTCGGTGTTGTAAACAGGGCATTTGTTGGCGGACTTGTTTGATGCGGGTGGGACTGATTTCGGCGATCGCCACACCGGGGTGAACACCAACATCATTGAGAATCGTGCCCCAGGGGTCAACGATCATCCCATGTCCGTGGGAGTAGCGCATCCCGTAGTGCTTACCAGTTTGGGCGGGAGCAATGACATAAGCTGTATTTTCAATGGCGCGGGCTTGGATCAGCGTTTGCCAATGATCTTTGCCGGTATAGGCGGTAAAGGCAGCGGGAATGCAAATCACATCAGCGCCTTGCTGCGACAGGTGTCGATAGAGTTCTGGAAAGCGCACGTCATAGCAAACGGATAGGCCAATATTGCCTAATTGGGGTGTACGGCATAGTTGTGGCAAGCTGCTGCCTGCCTGTACTGTGCTTGATTCGGCATAGGTGTTGCCATCAGGGAGATCCACATCAAAGAGATGTGCTTTGTGGTAGCGGGCTAGCTCTTGCCCTTCTGGTGAGATCAGTAATGCTGTATTAAAAACTTTGTTTTCACCGACTGGGACTGGAAAGCCACCTCCCAATAATGTGATGCGAAATCGCTGTGCCATTGTTTTAAGAAATTTTTCGCTCTTGGCTGCAATTTCTTGAGCCTGGGCCATTTTTTGCTGTTCTTCACCGAGGAAGGAAAAATTTTCGGGTAACGTGACAAACTCAGCACCTTGGTTGACCGCCAACTGGATGAGATCTTCTGCTTCTCCGAGATTGTGTGCCATGTCGGGCTTACTCGTCATTTGGACGGCGGCGGCAAGATACGATTTCATGCTGATTGTGTTGTGGAGCTGGTGAATAATCGGGTTTGATACAAATTCTCTTGTTGATCAAACTGGTTTAATAAGATAGCAGAATCTAATCGTTTCACCACGGGCGATCGCCAGAAAATTAATTAGTGATTTTGTGAAGCGTAAAATCTTAGGATGAATTTTTCTGGGGAGTTATTCTGAGGTGCTGGGGAAATTTTGCGGCGAGGGCATGGGGCAAAGTCTAAATCCTCAAGTCAAGTTGACCGCACTTAAATCTTTGCAAAAATATTCTGAAAAGCGGATTCATGAAAATTTTTATAGGTAAATAAGCGTATTTTTCTAGATTCCGGCCATTTTGGAAAAATATCAGTTACTCTGTAACCAATCAAGTTTTCCAAAGACTCTTGACAGGTTGCACATCTGACTTAAAGTAGAAATCCCTTAGTCTAATGTAGTTAGGCGATCGCCTTTTTGTAGAAACGATCACAAAACACCTTAGACAGAAGTTATTTCAGAAAATCTCATCAAAGACTGTGCCAGCCTGCAAGATTTTTGTTATAACCGTGTGGGCAATCACACACAAATTAATTAGAATGTCTAGCAATTTCTGCCGAAATGAATAGTTAAAGCATTTTGGCGGCGGGATGGAGCCTAATTATGGGCGAATCTTGACCGTGCAATTACTGGTCGATGTCTGTCTGTCTAGACAGCATTGCAATCACAATTTCCCTAAGTCGGATATTTGCAGGAGCATCAACCCATGAATGAGCCGTCGCAAGGAATTCCGTTAGACTGATTACTCTCAAATTTTGTACACCGTCATATATAGCTAATACAGAGGAAACAGGCATGACCCAAGCGAACACAGCACTGGAACTAACCCAAAAAGCGAGTCAGAGCAATGCTGAGATTGATTACAGTGCCCTTGCCGAGGCGGAAGTCACAACAGTCAAAGAAGACGCAGAATATGTCGAAATCAAACTCACCACGAAAAAAACTCGCAAGGCTAAAACCAGTCGTCGCAAAGAGTCTGCCACCAAGAAGAAACCCTATACTGAAGATTCGATTCGCATTTACCTCCAAGAAATTGGTCGTATTCGTCTCCTCCGCGCTGAAGAGGAAATTGAGCTTGCTCGTAAAATTGCAGATTTGCTAGAGCTGGAGCGGATGCGTGAACAGTTGACTGAGCATGAGTCTCGCGTTCCTACTGATAAGGAATGGGCTGAAGCTGTCGGTATGCCTCTCAGAGATTTTCGTCGTCGCCTATTCCATGGTCGCCGTGCCAAGGACAAGATGGTACAGTCCAACCTTCGTCTTGTGGTTTCGATCGCCAAGAAATATATGAACCGCGGTTTATCTTTCCAAGATCTCATTCAAGAGGGTTCTTTGGGTTTGATTCGTGCGGCTGAAAAGTTTGACCACGAGAAAGGGTATAAGTTTTCGACCTACGCGACTTGGTGGATTCGTCAGGCTATTACCCGGGCGATCGCCGACCAATCCCGTACGATTCGTCTGCCGGTTCACCTCTACGAAACTATCTCTCGGATTAAGAAGACCACTAAAATTTTGTCCCAAGAACTCGGTCGTAAGCCCACTGAGGAAGAAATTGCCACTCGCATGGAAATGACCATCGAGAAACTCCGCTTCATTGCAAAGTCTGCTCAGTTACCGATTTCCCTCGAAACTCCCATTGGTAAGGAGGAAGATTCTCGTTTAGGTGACTTTATCGAAGCTGATGGTGAAACCCCTGAGGATCAAGTTTCTAAGAGCCTCCTCCGTGAAGATCTCGAAAATGTTCTTGATACCCTCAGTCCCCGTGAACGCGATGTTTTGCGCCTCCGCTATGGCCTCGATGATGGTCGCATGAAGACCCTCGAAGAAATCGGTCAAATCTTTAACGTCACTCGTGAGCGTATTCGTCAGATTGAAGCAAAAGCTCTTCGCAAGCTCCGTCACCCCAACCGCAATAGCATCCTCAAGGAATATATCCGCTAGAGGTTCCCTTGATAACGAAGTTTTGATGAAATCTTTGCCCTGCCGACGGTGGGGCTTTTTGTTAGGTTTAGGAATAGTTTTAGAAAAAATAATGTGGACAAAGTTTTTTTTGACGATCGCCCCCATTTCCGCGGCAATTTCTGTAGCGGCGGGAGCCTTTGCTAGTCACGCCCTTAAAGCTAAGTTGGATACCTATGCTTTAGATATTTGGGAGACAGGGGCAAAATATCAGATGTATCACGCGATCGCCCTACTATTTGTTGGTCTATTGGCGTTACACGAATCGATGCCACAAACTTGGCTCAATGCAGCTGGAATCGGGTTTATCGTGGGGACTTTTTTGTTTTCTGGTAGCCTTTATGCCTTGAGTTTGAGTGGGGTGAAAATCCTTGGTGCTATTACACCGTTGGGTGGGGTGGGTTTTCTAATCGGTTGGATTTGTTTGGCGATCGCCGGATTTTCTCAGGCTTCAAGCTAGAAACTAATCATTTTCCATCTGTAAAATCTTAGCCACAGTGGGATAAGATTCTACGTTTAAATTTTCTAAAAAAGCAGAGGCGATCGCCTGATCCTTAGTAAAAATAGCTTCGTCATAAAGCCATTCATTGAGCGTCAAAATGGTTACTTTCTCAGCTTGGGGATCAACAATCCAATATTCTTGAATGCCTCTGGCTTGGTACTGAGCACGTTTATGACGATAATCGCGGACGCTATTTTCTCTGCCCGGCGATACAACCTCCACAACAATTTCGGGTGCAGGCATATCACTAAAAATTGTTGAACGGCTGGCTCCTTTAAGGGCGATCGCCCCTACTTTTGACAACACCATTAAATCAGGAAAACGACTAGAAGCTTTTAAGCCAGGAACTGTAATTTCCGTTTTGTTACTCAGTTGAGAGGGTGGAATTCCTAAACCTGCAAAGTAAAGCAAAAGCCAAAGAGCAATATTCTTATTTAGTTCACTTTCTGGCGGCATCTCCCGTAACACTCCGTCTTCCAACTCGTAATTTTTTTCGGAGCCATCGTCAAATTGGAGATATTCTTCCAAAGTCATTTCCCGTGACAAAGTGGCAGTCATGGCTAGATCCTAAAACTATATGGTGAATTCAATTTAATTCTGGCATAGTTTCCCAAGAGATTTATTGCGCATTTTTACTGCCAATCTCCGATAAATTCGTTAGCTGGAGAATACTCATCAAATTGTCATCGAAAAGGTAATATTTTTGGTAAAAAGATAATTTCTTCAGCGGTGACTCGAATTAATTGTTCTGCGCCTTTGAAATTTTCGAGCTGTTCACCTTCCCAAAGAATTTCAGCAGTGCCAGTAAGGGAGACTAAATTACCTGTTTTAAAATCGATAAATAAAACACCAATACGATTATTCAAATGAAGATTGCCGAGGCTATTGTAAAAGTTGTTGCCCGCAAAATTTGGAAAAATAAAACTGCGATCGCCTTCAATTTTGACAAAGCCCGGTTTGCCGCCACGATGGGACATATCAACGCCTTCATTGCCTTGTTCGTATTTGTCATTAAAACTGGTTGCAAGATAAAAGCTATCGGCTTGACGAATTATTTCGGTGATCTCTTCGGTGAAATGATCAAAAGTTTGGGCTTGGCTAGCAGAGTTTTCAAAGCGTTCTGGCAACCAAACTAAATTACGCTTGTGGATAAATTGCGGACAATTCCCAAAGGATTGGGTCACATTCACTGTGAAATTATCTGGGGCGATCGCCGTAACTTTGCCATTCACACGATTACGGCGGCGAGTATGTAATTCAATCCCCAGAAATCCCAAATTTGCGTCGAGCTTGAGATTATCTGCGAGGCGATCGCCTAATAGTGGAGTTGCCTGAAAATTTAGTGTTTTATCATCTGGCGAAAAAATAAAAGCTTGTTTACTCGTCAAAATTGAAGCCCAAAGACGGGACTTTTCATCCAAACTTCCCACGAAAATAAACGGTAATTGCCCGTAAAATTCTTGGTGCTCCGCCGGCATAAAATCCCGAATAAAACGCCGACCAATTTTTTCCGCCTTAGTCCGGACACCAGCCAACTCTTGCACTGCCATTTCACCATCATGAAAAGGGGAAATTTCTTGTGTCCAACCTACTAATTGCGTCATGGTTTTGTTCTCACAAAGCTTAAGGAAAAGCCCAGTAATCTCTGAATCTCTTGCATAAGTTCTAAACGTTCCCCTCTTGGGAGGGGCTAGGGGTGGGTTTCGACAGGTTCTGTAACCAACTGAAACCCCTTCCGCCTTCGGCACCTTCCCCAAGGAAGGATTGTGATTCAGTCGTTAATTTACTTTTGTAAGAACTCTTCTGAAAACTGGGCTTTATGGAAAAAGATTTACGCGCTTGGTGCTTCGATACTGCGCATCCCGACAAAGTTTGGCAGATGCTTAATGCGATCAATCCACGCCAATACATTCGGATAAGGATCGAGGGAAATCTTGCCATCGGGCGCTAAGGCAACATAGGGAAAAACAGCAATGTCTGCAATGGTGGGACGGCCAAATTCAAGCCATTCTTGACCCGCTAGGTGATCATCAAGCTGTTTTAAAATCACATTGGCTTTTGTTTCTGCTCGCTCAATATTGAGGGTCTTCATTTTAAAGGCATGATAAAGTCGCGTGCTTTCTGGGCCCTGACGCACTTCCCCGGCGGTTGTCGAGAGCCAACGGACAACTTTACTTAGAGAAACAGCGTCAGTCGGTAGCCAATCTTCGCCACCGTATTTTTTCGCGAGATAAACCAAAATCGCTTGGGCATCGAGCAGGGTTTCGTCACCCTCTACGAGGGCAGGTACTTGGCCAAAGGGGTTGATCGCGAGGTAGGGGGGCTGTTTGTGCTCACCCTTTATCAAGTCAATTTTGACAAATTTATATTCTGTACCCAGTAATTCGAGAAGAAGGCGAACTTTGTAAACATTGCCGGAAAGCTCATGACCATAAAGGGTGATCATTGGCATATTCTCCTGAAAATCAAGGGTGAAGTGGACAAAAAACTGGGAAAGCAAAATCTTAGGAACTTACAAAACTTTGGCGTACTGACTGCTGAAATCGGGGGTGAAAATTTTCATGCCTATCTGTACTGCGGGGCGATCGCCGACTGTATGGAGCCACCGTTGCACATCGGGAAAATCATCTAGCGATAGCTGTAGATGAGGGGTTGTCGCCGCTGCAATCCAAGGATAAAGCGCCATATCTGCAATGGAATAATCCCCAACAACAAATTCATTATTTTCAAGCTGACGATTTAAAACGCCCAACAACCGCAAGTCTTCTTGCTCATAACGGGCGATCGCATAGTCAATTTTTTCGGGAGCCGCATTTCTAAAGTGACCCAGCTGCCCAAACATCGGGCCAACACTGGCCATTTGGAACATCAGCCATGCCACAACCTTTGTTTTTGCGGCAAGGTCTGTCGGGAGAAATTTGCCATATTTCTCGGCGAGATACAGCAAGATTGCGCCTGATTCAAAGACAGAAAGGCCATTGTCGCGGTCAACGATCGCCGGAATTTTATTATTCGGACTAATGGCTAAAAAGTCTTGGGAAAATTGATCGCCTTTACCAATATCGATTTTGTGAACTCCATAGGGCAAACCTAGCTCCTCCAACAAAATCACCGGTTTACGACCATTCGGCGTGGCATATGCGTATAAATCAATCATTTTGTCATGTTCTAAAGTATTTGGGTAGACAGGTCTGTTTAGCTACCTATGCAAATAACCATATAGACAGATCTGTCTAGTGTCAAGGTTTTTTCTGGAAATATTTTGGGGTTGGGGGGTGGTGATCGCCTCAAGACTTGTCAAATAAAACTTTGAGAATTTAAGATAAATTTATACAGACTTGTCTATCTAATCAGGCTTGGTCAAGCAAATGGCGACAAAAAAAGCACCGAGGCGATCGGCGCGGGAAAGAATTTTAGAGGCAGCATCAGAGCTGTTTTACCAGGAAGGGACGCAAAATGTCGGCATTGATCGTGTGATTGCCGAGTCCGGCGTCGCGAAGATG is a window encoding:
- a CDS encoding phycobiliprotein lyase translates to MSMMAFFRKSEGMWFSQRTVHRFDSAADESGESNLIISVLGKDDPRVLEICEAQSTDPKLVSGGASFQWQGNLSEKEPDPNYEAILVDIPSPDDPRKGKFLRNKGYVEGIPVVGVYSFAADGVMTIDTEYERNQGRERAWFITDDFRVRVSTVQIMNGVNLMTYSSERRCVSPEFLHRLMQRQYA
- a CDS encoding carbon-nitrogen hydrolase family protein, with protein sequence MKSYLAAAVQMTSKPDMAHNLGEAEDLIQLAVNQGAEFVTLPENFSFLGEEQQKMAQAQEIAAKSEKFLKTMAQRFRITLLGGGFPVPVGENKVFNTALLISPEGQELARYHKAHLFDVDLPDGNTYAESSTVQAGSSLPQLCRTPQLGNIGLSVCYDVRFPELYRHLSQQGADVICIPAAFTAYTGKDHWQTLIQARAIENTAYVIAPAQTGKHYGMRYSHGHGMIVDPWGTILNDVGVHPGVAIAEISPTRIKQVRQQMPCLQHRVF
- the rpoD gene encoding RNA polymerase sigma factor RpoD yields the protein MTQANTALELTQKASQSNAEIDYSALAEAEVTTVKEDAEYVEIKLTTKKTRKAKTSRRKESATKKKPYTEDSIRIYLQEIGRIRLLRAEEEIELARKIADLLELERMREQLTEHESRVPTDKEWAEAVGMPLRDFRRRLFHGRRAKDKMVQSNLRLVVSIAKKYMNRGLSFQDLIQEGSLGLIRAAEKFDHEKGYKFSTYATWWIRQAITRAIADQSRTIRLPVHLYETISRIKKTTKILSQELGRKPTEEEIATRMEMTIEKLRFIAKSAQLPISLETPIGKEEDSRLGDFIEADGETPEDQVSKSLLREDLENVLDTLSPRERDVLRLRYGLDDGRMKTLEEIGQIFNVTRERIRQIEAKALRKLRHPNRNSILKEYIR
- a CDS encoding DUF423 domain-containing protein, with the translated sequence MWTKFFLTIAPISAAISVAAGAFASHALKAKLDTYALDIWETGAKYQMYHAIALLFVGLLALHESMPQTWLNAAGIGFIVGTFLFSGSLYALSLSGVKILGAITPLGGVGFLIGWICLAIAGFSQASS
- a CDS encoding Uma2 family endonuclease, translated to MTATLSREMTLEEYLQFDDGSEKNYELEDGVLREMPPESELNKNIALWLLLYFAGLGIPPSQLSNKTEITVPGLKASSRFPDLMVLSKVGAIALKGASRSTIFSDMPAPEIVVEVVSPGRENSVRDYRHKRAQYQARGIQEYWIVDPQAEKVTILTLNEWLYDEAIFTKDQAIASAFLENLNVESYPTVAKILQMEND
- a CDS encoding pyridoxamine 5'-phosphate oxidase family protein; amino-acid sequence: MTQLVGWTQEISPFHDGEMAVQELAGVRTKAEKIGRRFIRDFMPAEHQEFYGQLPFIFVGSLDEKSRLWASILTSKQAFIFSPDDKTLNFQATPLLGDRLADNLKLDANLGFLGIELHTRRRNRVNGKVTAIAPDNFTVNVTQSFGNCPQFIHKRNLVWLPERFENSASQAQTFDHFTEEITEIIRQADSFYLATSFNDKYEQGNEGVDMSHRGGKPGFVKIEGDRSFIFPNFAGNNFYNSLGNLHLNNRIGVLFIDFKTGNLVSLTGTAEILWEGEQLENFKGAEQLIRVTAEEIIFLPKILPFR
- a CDS encoding glutathione S-transferase gives rise to the protein MPMITLYGHELSGNVYKVRLLLELLGTEYKFVKIDLIKGEHKQPPYLAINPFGQVPALVEGDETLLDAQAILVYLAKKYGGEDWLPTDAVSLSKVVRWLSTTAGEVRQGPESTRLYHAFKMKTLNIERAETKANVILKQLDDHLAGQEWLEFGRPTIADIAVFPYVALAPDGKISLDPYPNVLAWIDRIKHLPNFVGMRSIEAPSA
- a CDS encoding glutathione S-transferase N-terminal domain-containing protein, whose protein sequence is MIDLYAYATPNGRKPVILLEELGLPYGVHKIDIGKGDQFSQDFLAISPNNKIPAIVDRDNGLSVFESGAILLYLAEKYGKFLPTDLAAKTKVVAWLMFQMASVGPMFGQLGHFRNAAPEKIDYAIARYEQEDLRLLGVLNRQLENNEFVVGDYSIADMALYPWIAAATTPHLQLSLDDFPDVQRWLHTVGDRPAVQIGMKIFTPDFSSQYAKVL